One Mus pahari chromosome 10, PAHARI_EIJ_v1.1, whole genome shotgun sequence genomic window, ATCTCCTCCACAAGGCCCCTGGGCCTCTCAGCCACAGGGTGAGGTCCCAAAGCTAAGTAAAAGGCCAGCGGCTGTGGAGGGCTGAAGGTCAGCCTCCAGGGCCATCCGCTTCAAAGCTCTTCCAGTTCAGAAAGTGCCCAGGAACTTCACCCGGAACTCAACCACCCAGGAAGAAGGGTGCACACCAAACTCTGGAGCCTCTTGGGATGCCCCTCTGAGCCTATAGCTGGGGCTAACCCCGCCACATTACCTCTTTGAGGGTGGAGGTGGTCTTCGGGAAAGGCCTGCCACCTGTGAGCGAATGGTATCTCCTCTCAAGCGCAGtcagcttctccttctcctggaGCCCAGAACAGCGGGGGTCAGAGACATGATGGGTCAGAGACACAGGAGGGAAGATCCCTGCGAGGACCCACACCCCACTCTTGTGCtgccatccctccctcccaccccaacaTCGGGACCACCTCTCCCCTCACCCACTCCTAGCACCTCAGGACCCAAGGCCAGCTACCTTTTGCAGTAGCTGCAGGGCAGCATTCTTTTCCCGGGCCAGACGCTCTGACTCCTGTACTGCCTGGGCCCGGATCTGTCCAGCCTGACTGTCCAGTACAGCTAGGCGCTCCTGAGGAAACGGGATGCAATCAGGCCCTGGAGGGACATAACTCAGCCCACAGCCTGATGGAGTCTCCTGTCCAGAGACCCAGGAAGCTGTGAAGGCAACTGCCACTACACTCCCGCCTGGCCTCAGCTCACCCCAGGAGAATTCTGGCCAGGGACATCAATTCCTTCtcttgttcctccctccctccctccctcccccagccagtGACCCTGTATCATCAGGCATGATGAACCCAATCCCCTGGCCCCTATCCCCTCACCCCGTAGCCAATGGCTCCCAAATCCTGGTGACACCAAGTTATCCCTCTGCCCATCCCCGTCACTGCTGGAATCCAGGTTCTCGGCTTCCTGCTCCATTTACCATCTCTCTCACCATCTCTAGACCCACTCCACATTTCTACATGGTCCGAAAATAACCTTTGAACCCTGTCTGCTTGTCTGAATTTCCTAACCATCCTGAAAGGAATTCCATATTACTTGAgtcattttgtttgcttgatttttggttttttggtctTGCTATATAATCCAAACTAGCTTTAAAGTCACACTACAGCCTAGGCTTGCTTTAACACACTCTGCAATCTAGGCTGGACTTCATCTGTCCCTGGAGTGTAGGCAAGTCTTGAACTCacggcaatcctcttgcctcagcctcctgcgtTCTGAATTACCACGCCCCAGTTTTCCATTGGTTCTGAGACCAGGTCTCACACACCCCGGGCTGGCCGTGGCTCCTGGGCTCGGGCACTCTTCTTGCCTCAGTCACCAGAGAAACTGGGACATATCCTTAGAACCCCAGTGTGGACCACAACACTGGTTCTTCAGTAACTTACAAGTAAAGCCCTCAACAAGCTGGgaatgcagagatggctcagtggggctCACTGGTTGGTCTTGTGGAAGACCAGGATTCACTCCCAGCACCCGACGTACAGCAGCTTACAacggcctgtaattccagtcccaggggatccaacacacacatggtgcacagacacacatgcagacagaacacccattcagacaaaacaaacaaggagaggaagccaaggaaacaaaacaaacaaataaaaaaaaaaaaaaaacatagcaagGCTTCGATCAGCCCTCTCCTCAAACTCTTTCAGAGGCTCTTCACTACGCACAGGCTAGAACAcaaactccttctccagcacttaAGGGCTCTGAGAACCCATTGCCCGCCTGCTTGTCCCTCCAGGCACCTAGCTTCACTCTGCTGTAAGCTCAACTGTGCCACTGTAGACTTGTAGTCTATCACCCTGTTGGGATGAGGGCCATCCCAGTCTTTCCCACTACTCCAAGGCTCCTCCTCCAAGGCCAGGCAGGCTGAATGCCGCCTCCTTGATCCTGCCCGTGCATTCACATTAGTTTATATCCATCTACCTCATCATACTGTGATCtgtgaccctgtctccaaattaGCCCCGCCCTCTCTCTAAGATCAGGGGCAGGACCAGTGTCATTCCTGTCTCCAGAACCCCAACAGGGCTTTAGCACAGGACTTGGCTCAACAACCGCGtgctaaaagaaaatgaaaatatttctgagaGGAAAAGATGAGAGCTAGGCAAAACATGTTGGATTAATCTCAGGAGGTCTTCGACCATCACTTAGGAGCAGCACACGGGAGGGGGAGGCACGAAGAAGGAAGCTATCCTAAACCTGGGCCTTAGCCCACGCAACAACCGGCAACAGCAGACAGGAATCCTTACAGCAGCCGCCACAGCTTACTTGGAATGTAGGAGGGCTGGAAGTGCTGCTGAGTGTTTTATCTGTCACTTCATCTAACCTTATGCGGTGGGTGCTTTTACGGCTGTTTTAGAGAGGAGAACACTGACATGTTTAGGAGCTAAGATTTGCTGGGTAGTAGTGGTGGGCTTAGGACTAGAACCTGGGGCTGAGAAAGCTGTAGGGCAGCTTTCTCAACGGCTCTGAACCACAGTGGACAGACACTCTACAGAAGTCAGAGCTTGAGGGGACTTCTGCAGGGACAGGGGCTGGACAAAGCTCAGCAGTATAGGAAAGAATGtcacaatgcacatacacatttgtacacatacacgtgtgcgcacacacacacacacacacacacacacacacacacacgcacacatgcatacacactccaGGCGTTAAGAGCCTGAGCTGGCTTCCCAGCCCTAGGCTGGGCACAAAGAGACAGAGTTCCTGGACCCTCCCGAACCTCTAGGGAATCAGCTGATCTGGGTCTCCCGGTTGTATCCTCTCCaagcgaggaggaggaggaggaggaggaggaacagtgaAGAAATGCTAAACCAGATCGCATCTTGCACAGCAGAAATGCCTTGGGCTTTGCAGTCTAGCGAAGTCTAGCAGGCTTGGGTTCCTACCCTGACTCTGAGGCTTGTATGATAAAAGGCTCTGTGCAAACAAGTAGTTTCTGAGTCCTAGGTACTCATCTATAAAACTAGGCAATACCCTAAGAACAACACAAGAAAACTCAGGGACCGGTCCTAGGAGGATCTGCCCCATGAGCCTGGGACACTCGagttttcttcccttcctgtgtcTTCTATCAGGACAATgagtgcatttaaaaaatatatctacttactttattttacatgtatttgtgtgcatgtgtatctgtgttctgTGTACCATACAGCCAGAGGTGGTCAgaaaaggtgttggatcccctggaaccggGGTTAGAGATTATTGTGAACCACCCAGTGGATGATGGGAATCAAATgtgggtcctttggaaaagccCCCAGTGCTCGTAActaccatctctccagtccccaagggCACATTTTTTTATGGCAGAACAGCTCAGGAAAGGAAACAGGGATCTGAATGTATGACACCTGGTGGCTCCATTTTACCATCGAGCcccaggctggccagcaagtccccaTCTCCCATTTGAACCCTACTGCCCAGACGTTGCTCTCCTTATCTTCCACATACACTATAGCCAGGAAACTGCACGTTATATGGGCCTTGGTGTCAGCCACAGACTCTGGCATCACCTAAGCCACGCCCCTAACCCTTTCCTGCTTCTCGCTGCTAACACATGGCCCATCTTCTGTCACTGTCTACAGCTTTAGCAAATCAGAGCTGACCAGGGAAAATGCTCCATCTTTTCTCTTTGCATACAGTCTGAGTGGGACCAAAGCAGGAACCCAAGTGGATACTCATCCAGGCTAGGCATCCAGATCTTAGGTCTCTGTGTGCATCCCAGAACCTCCAACAGCTCTAGCAGGGCACGGacagagatggagctgagagagCTATAGCTGAATGGCAAATATGTGCTTATTAGCATACAGAAAGCTCTGAGATGGAACTCCAACACTGTAAGAAGACATTCAAGGACAGTAGCAAGGCACCTCAGCTGCAGACTCCTCCTCCACACTCTTTTTCCTGGACAAACTACTAAGAGCTCCCAGCATGAGCAATTACACTTTCCCCTGAGAGACTGCGGGGAGCCATGGTTTAGTAAAACTAACTCTCCTTGCTGAGCCACCTCGTCATCCATTCTTCTGCCTTTCCACATTCATTTCACACCAGCCCTATAGTTCTCATTCTTACTGACAGTCACTAAGTAACAGAGAGGCAAAAAGGTGTCTTTTGTGTCGTTCACAGCCTGTGACTCAACCCCAGGTCACTAGCCTCCATCCTGCACCCAGGCTATGCCAAGAGTGAGCAGTGCGCACCTTCCTCTTGCTCACGCTGCGCAGCAACTCAGCCTTGCTCCGCAGCAGCCCTTGGCCAGCCAGTTCCCGCTCCTCCTCCACGCGACTCTCCCGCTCCAGCTGCTGGAACTCCAGGTCCTCAAAGAGCTTTGTCTCAGTCTCTAGAGCGTCTGCCTCCTTCAACGACAGTGACATCGTGTTTGGGTGTGGGGATGCTCTACAACGCCACTCTGGGCCAGGAAGGTCAGGCCACAGAGCCAGGAGTTAGGTGGGGCTGAACCCGGGGAAACTGGGGAAGGAACCGGTCCCGCCGCCCAACTCCCTCTACTTTTTTGGCTGAGCCCTTTTCGCGGGACCGATATCCCGGTCTGGAGCGCTGATCCCCACCCAACCTTGCCGGTCCCCTTCCAAGCCTCTGCACCGACCCTGTTGTCCGGCAAGTACTGCAGGGGCCAGGTGGTCCTGGCCCACCGCTCTCCTATCTTCGGTCTGGGCCGTGGCCCACgggggccgggggagggggcTGGTGGAACTGACCCTTCTCAGCTGCTCCTGTAACTGTTCCCGCACTGACTCGGGGCAGTTATCGAGCTGCGTCTGGAGCTCGGCGTAGAGCGCCTGGCGGGCCTCCAGGTGCCTCCGTCCCGCGGCCAGCTCCGCCCTCTCCTGGTCggcgggaggggagggaggcggggcacaggggagagagaacacacactcCTCAACTCCGGCCCGGCGCGGGGGGCAGGGGCGAGCACAGGGGTACACCGGGAGTGGGGGGGGCAAGCAGCGAGACGGAAGAGAGCAGGAGAAGCAGAGGTTTAAGACGGGACTTGGGCAACGGACGGTGTAACAAAGGCAGAggtgtgggggcagggtggaAATGTTGGTCCCTTTAGATGTGTTTAGGAAGATCCTAAGACAGGACCTTCCGGTTCCGCTCCAAACTAAAGTTAAAGCTGATGCAACAAGGCAAGTACCGAGCCTCGAGTTCTATCACTGTTCCGAGACCAAAATTTAACCCTGGGGGAAATGGGGATGGTGGGAAGAGTTAAATACAGGATTGGGGAGTAAACGTGGAGCTAAAGTTGTTAGAGTTACAGCGGTGCAGCAAGGGGACCCCAGCCCAACCCCCAtggcctccctcccctcctgcccagggtgggggtggggtgccagCAAAGCAGGCTGAACTTCAGTAGGAATGAGGGTTGCAATTAGTTCGGCCTGTTGCCATGGTAATAGGAGCCCCAGGAGTGGATACAGGGAGGAGGTGGATGGCTCTGTCTGGGGTGAGATGACACCTCTGAGGGCGGAAAGGGGGACGAGGGAGGAGTTGGTGAGTCACCCCTCTGAAGGACAGGCAGAGGAGAAACTGTGATTACTGATTCCAAAGCCAGAGTGGGGCCATGGGCTGGAAGCTGGGCGGGAAAGTCAAGAGAACCTTCCCAACACCAccatcagcatcagcaccaccaccaccaacaaccagTTCACCATGATGCCTCAAACACCTGGACCGGAGGGAAGGCAAAGTCCAGGCCGGGGAGCAATCTCAGCTAAGTGAGGCTAGCCAAGCTGCTTGTGGAATGCCTTACCCCTATGCTGCACCCGCCAGTTCACCCACCCATCCTGGAGGGAAGGCCTTGGTCAAGCCAGTCCTGAAGTCTAGACGGTACTGCCTCTAAGTTATCCTGTGTTCTAGGTGGCCTCCAGGAGTAGAGTTAGGGAAAGGGACATCTGAATTCAGGGATGCAAGAATGGGTAGCCAGCCACTCAGAAAGGCCCTGTCCAAGCTCTCCAAGACTGTGCCCACATCTGGACCTCCTTATTATTCAGCTCCGGAGGGCTAAGCAGGAGGGACAAACAGCTCATTGCACCTCCAACCCCTGCCTGGCAGTAAGCAGCCAACATTCTGGAGGCAAAGCCCAGACCTTTCCAGTAGGAGGCGCTGTTTAGGCAGAGCATCTCCTTGGTCATGCACATCTCCCtgcaaaattctctctctctctctctctctctctctcttctcctgtcaGTGTTCCACTAAGCAAAATTTAGCTGTGCCTTCCTGCCAGTTCCCTTCTGATAATGGGGACCCACACCAAGAAAAGGAGGCAACATTAGAGGGGAGAGGCCAAGGGCACAAAGGCACCCATGGGGTTAGTAAAGCTGGCATGAGTCAGCCCTGCCTGGGCGGCCTGGCAGTTAGGGGCATGCGAAGAGCCCAGGACAGTGATTAGAGGGGGCATTAGTGCAGGCCTGGTCGGCAAGCATGGGGTTAATCTGGCACAGAATCTGGGAGTGTGGTTTTGGGGGCCAGAGCCAAagctccatgaaaaaaaaaaagggggggggagcaaCGAATTTTTAAGATCCTCAAAATTGAGAACAAGAGGAAGATAAGTCTCAAAAATAATCCAGAAGGAAAATTAAACCTCCTAGAAAAATACTGTCAAATCCAGAAATAGATGAACCCTCTCCACTTCAGGGCTTTTGGCACACCGTTGGGACATCTTGGGCATGGCTGGCACAACCCCCGGGGGACGGAGCAGCCCTTGAAGACTGGTACTCAATCTGAAAGGGTCAGGGTCAGGGCTGGGACCGTCTGGGATGGGAGGCTGCAGATCCTGATGATAGGAAACAGAGGCCTGTGGGCCATCTCCCAAAGACCACACCCTAAGCACCTGAGGCATGCTGGAGGGAGCTTTCTCCTCATGGTGGGCTCCAAACCCGAGTCATGCCCCCCGCCCCAGCAGCACCAGTCCTTCAGGCTGTGCTCACTGCCCAAGAAAGGGCTTTGGCACTCCCTAGAAGGACCACGGAGGTTCCAGAACGGCAGGCACCCAGGCAACCAGAGGCAGCACAGAGATCTAGACCACAAACACCAGCCCAGTCCCCTGGCAGTACCATCCAAGCTTGTATCTTCCACAGAGAACAAGGCCCCCTGTCCCTAGAGGGCTAGAGAGACCACCCGGATTGCAGGACGGATGCCGAGGGATGTGCATCGCCAGGGAAGGGGTACCGCCTTCCTTCTGGGCCACTGGTAGTCAGGTATGGGTTACCTTGTCCCTCTCCTTCTGGATGCCTGTCTCCAAGGCCACCAACTTCTCCTGCAGCTGGTCCACCGCCCTTTGTTCCTTCTGCAGGGACGCTCGCTCTGCCTCCCGCTCCCCCTGCAGCAGTGCTCTCTCCATCTCAGCCTAGACGCAGGTATCAGCATCCCCCGTCAAGGCGGGGACGGAAGGGTGGGGCCCCATCCCAGGGCCTGCACACCTCCCAGCCAGGTCACCTCGCGCGCTGCCTcctgcagctgctgctccagctcctTCACTCTGATCTTCAGCTGTTCTACTCGCCCCAGCACCTGAGCCCGCTCCTCTTCCACAGCCAGCGCCTCTCCTTGGTGCTTCCCGCCAGGAGCGTCTTCATgctggaggggaggagggcacCATGGGAGAAGTCTAGAACCTTCCAGGATCCGACTAAGAGGGCGGATTACACGCTCCTCAAAGCACTTGGAAAGAGTAACTAGACCAAAACAAGAGGCCACTTTCCTCCCAGTCAGAGAGCTCAGCTATCGGGGAAAGGATTTACCAGAGTGCCAGGGTTGGGTGGGGCTCAGAGGAAAAACAGGTCATAAAGCACATTTATAGCTTGGGAAAGTCATGGtcacctcctttccctcctgACACCCACAGTTCTTCATTCTGGTCTCACCCAAGCCTTGATCCCTTCACTACCTCCACACCAGCCCCGCCCCGGCCCCCGCCCTGGCCCCCTCACCTCCTGTTGGGTGCTCTCGGTGCTGCTGCATTCCTCTTTGAGATTCTCTTCATCAGAGCGCTCCATGCTCTCCCACAGGCGCTGGGAGGCACCTCCAGACTCCTCCCCGCACCTTCCAGAGACTCCTATGGCTCCTGCCAAGCCTCTTGAGGGCCTCCTGCCTGCCAAGGCCAGCGCTGCCGTGGCCTCTCCAATACTGAGCAGCTCTCCAGTCTCAGGTCCCCCGTCAGCTCGGCTGTACTCAGCACACAGGTTCAGGATGGTCTCCAGGCGCTGGCGTTCCTAGAGACGTCGGACAGAGCAGGCTGTGAGGAGCAGAAGTCTGAGGCCCAGTGCAGCTTGAGCCAGGGCGTGTTGACCCCTAGAAACTCTGGGCTCAGCATCATGACAATGACCTCAACCGTAAGAACGGTGGGAGAGCAGGTGGTGATacacagcacttgagaggtagagactGGCGGATCTCagaatctgaggtcagcctggtctacagagtgagactcagGCCATCCAACCAAAGACTAtatagagagaacctgtcttaaaagaaaaagaaaaaaatctatgggaggtagaggggaaAGAGGGTTCCTCAAAAGCAGGCAAGAGAATGTGGCCATATGCCACCTGTCCATTGGCCGACCCCTCCCATCTCCCTTTTTACTCTCCCTAGGAGGCTTCTTCATAGTCACACAGAGACATCCAAACACACATGGGAACATACAGGGTAAGCAGCCTAAAGATCATAATgaagccaggtggtgatggtgcacacctttaatcccagtactcgggagacagaggtaaggggggatctctgtgagttcaaggccagcttggtctacagagttccaggacagccaaggctacacagaaaaaccaaaaagaccaTAATGAGACACAGAGCTATCGAGTGCTCATATTGACACAGGTACATATACAGGTTCGGGCACAAGGGCACACTGATACATTACTTCTGCcacgcaggcacacacagacactccaTGTGCCCTGGGAGGTACATCAGCACTAACAACAGGTAGGCACACACTACGACACCAGCCCcgacacgcacgcgcgcgcgcacacacacacacatagagataaaCATAGTCTATCTACAGCTGGGTgggcatctgaagacagccagggctggaaaGTGGAGCACAGGCCACAGGACTTGACAGTCCAGAtgcagagagaaaaggcagaggggacactgtctttccagccccacctCAGCTCCAAGTCCCTCAGGATGCTATCCCTTTGCTCCTTAAGGCTGCGGCGCAAGCTGGCCAGCGAGATCGAGAACTCTGTGCTGGCATTCTCTCCTCTCACTACAAATCCCGATGCAGACATGGTCACCTCTCAGGTGCCTAGGACTTGAGGGCACTACGGCAGTCATATTCCTGGTCCCTATCCTGCTCATCCGTTTGTAACACCCAAGCCCTGGCTCTCAAGCCCGGAGCCTTACAGTGCGTTCTGAGGTCTCTGGTCGCCCGTATCTCTCACCATGTACATTTACTTTGGCTTCACCTTCCCATCCCAGAACACTTAcccagcttccttcctgctgcttgcCCAGTTGTGTGGCAAAAGATCCAGGAACCAagcctcagcacccaggaggttgCGCCAATGCCTCACCCCCGCCCTAGGACCCAGATAAGCAgcctggctgaggtgggaggggcagggtgCGGGCGGCCTCTGACTTAAAGTGGCAGGTGGGGCAGGTTGGGGCTGGTGGTGaggtgtgtacctgtgtgtggggatgggggtggggtaccTGTGTGTGGGgacgggggtggggaggctgggcCCAGTGCTTTATTATGTCAGGCTCACCAGCCCTTCCAGGATGAGGATCCCGGGTCACCGATGCACCACAGTGACAAGAAGGTGTAACAAAGAAAGACCAGGAGTCCTGACTCCCACAATTATACCAGCCCATACCCTCACCCCGCCCTGACCAGTGTCTTCCCAGATTCTTCAGACAAACTTCCTCTTCAAACCAACTCCAGGGTACCTGTGTCTCAAAATACCCAGGGCTTATGCTCatgagggaaagggggaaaccCATGCTCTGAGCATGCACACAGCAGCCAATGCCCCTGCAGCTCCCTATGCTATTTGGGGGaatccctgccccctccctgctcAGAGGCCATCTCTAGAACAGCTGCCCAGAACCACACCCAGACTCGGCAGCACCCACATTtatgcatgcagacacatacaaTCAGGGAGACAAACGGGGGGGGGGCTGCCcaccctgcctttccctcctccttaGCACCatgctcgggggggggggggaacccataTGAGCCACAGTCAGTGATTCACGCCCACTTGTTGATGCCAAAGACAAGCGAGAAAGGGGTACCAACGTTTCCCTAAAGAATAAGTCCAAGGTAAAGGTGCCTGAGtgcaagactgatgacctgagtctgaccCCCGAAACCCATGCATAGGGAAAGGAACGAATAACTCCACAAaactgtcctctggtctccacactcaTCACGGcactggcctacacacacacacacacaagtacacacacacacacacacacacacacacaccacacacacacacactcaataaataaaagctttaaaagaagGACTCCTCCCAACCCCAGCCCACATGGGGCATGGTCACAAGCCTGTGTAATGTCTGCTCAGGAGGCAATCAGAAAGATCATGAACTCAAGCTCAACCTGGGTCACACAGTAAGCTCACAGCCACGATGGGTTAcacaactgggaaaaaaaaaaaaaaaaaagagcagaagagaaaaataattctagGGCTGGGGCTATATAGCTCGATGATGGAGTGCTGTTCTGACATGCCAAAGGTCCTAGATTCAAGGCCCCGCACCATCAAAATAAAAGGCCAAATAAATTAATGTCTGGGCCTCAGCCTCAAAACTCGCTTTTCGAACTTAGGGATGCAAGACGCCACCACATGTATGCTTTCCTGAAACACTGCGCTAGGGTAAGCCCTATGAACCTAACtcacacaacaaaacaaatgatctGCCATAGAATAGACGCAAAATTAGCAAGAATCCAAAACCAGGATCTAGAGCCTGAAAGATGGGCTCTACTGGCAAAGCGCccaggacatgagttcaatcctccAGTCACcctagtgctggggaggcagagacagaagaacctGGGGCCTTGCTGTCCAGCCAGTTCAGCTAAACCAGTATGTCTCAGGTTCAACGAGAGActtatctcaagaaacaaaaccgaagagcaactgaggaagacactacCCACTCATCTCTGGCctacgcacacagacacacacctgcacacacatatccaaAACTAAAAAATTTAGAAAGCCTTAGTGATTTCAAAGACAGTTTCTCTCCAGGGTACCAGGATGGTGAGACTTAACCTGGGACACTTAACCTGATGGTTCATCCTGAATCCACCCAGGCCCTGTACATGGTCCCTCCTGTTCTGCCAGCTGGCCTGCCCACACCCTGGCAGAGGCACTGGCTTGTGCAGCGGCAGCCTCCCTGGCATTGGCTCACCAGCCTCTCCATCTCTTGCTCCCGGAGCCGCTCTTGGCGCTGCCGACGGTGGTACTCCAGAAGATCATCCTCGTTATCGCTGATTTCTGTGATGCTATTTTTCCTCTCCCTTGGGATGGGAACCCGCAAGTCCCCGCTAGAAAGCTTCCTCTGAGCACGGGGGCTCTGACGAGGTGAAGCCCCAGTAAGAGAGCCCAGACTGTAGGCTGGGCTCAGCCTGCCACTGAAGCTGCCCTTGCGAGGTGCCAGGGACTCCCCGAGGGTGGGCGAGGGACTCCGAGTCCTGCGACCCCGTGCTCCTAGAGTCAGGGAGAAGTCCTCAGGTGAAGTTCCGTGGGCTGCCCAGCGACGCGGCCTGGGGCTCTCTGCCACTTCCCTGCTTAGCTTGGGATCTGGGGCAGTCCGGGCTGGCAGTGGTGACAGAGCCCTTCGAGACAGAGATGGACTCAACGGGGGCAGTTCCCGCATACTGTCCAGGCCCCTCCGGCCCAGGCGGGGACTCTCAGGTGGCTGGAGGGTACGAGTTGCTGACCCATCTGAAAATGTTCTGCCCACCAGTTGTCGAGAGGGGCTGCTTGTTAGTACCCTCTCCGTGCCTGGGGGCTCACGGAAAGGACTGGGAGGGCGGTCTTGGAGTGTGCCGATCTTGTTTCGGGGAGCAGGCACTGGAGACTGGAACTTTGGGCTGCCAGGAATACTGGCGGGTTGGCTGCGGGCACCGGAAGATGGATATTCACTCAGGCTGATAGCCACCACAGGTAACTGTCCACCTAGCCGGGGACTCTCAGTGGTTCTGCGGGCCTCAGCCAAGACTGTAGCGGCAGGACTGTCCGTCAGAAGACCCCGGAGACCAGGACTGGGAGGTCTCTCATGACCCCCTTTTCTGCCCAGCCGGGGACTGTCAGAGGAGCGGGAACCACTTGGGCGAGACTGTGGAGGTTGCAGAGCCAAATGGTAGCTAGAGGAGCGGGCAGGCACCAGTGGGGGCACAGAGGGTCCTGGCTCCTGCCCACTTGGTGAGTGGCTAGCACAGCTCCCACTGCTGGCCGGTGAGGAAAGCggagagaaggctggagaggtgTTCTCATAGCTGGAGCCCACTGACATGGCACCGGGGCTGGTTGGAGGGGACAACAGGTAGCGCCCGCCGTTAGCCATTGGCGACAACGGGGACGTGGCTGCAGGCTTCTTGCCTGCAGCTCCAGGCTCCTCTAGCACCAGTGAGTCCATGATTTCCTGCAGGTCCTTTTCAATAGAGCTCACCAAGGAACTATGGCTGGCACAGGCTGACGGTGCCCGGGTTGCAGGTTGTGCTGTGTGGTTCCCATTGACCAGGGTGTCTGATTCAGCTGAGGGGGAAACGCAAAGAGGCCTCAAGCTCCGGTTTTTGGCTCTAGGGAGCCGCATTCATGCACAAGCAAGAAAGTACCATCCTACCTCATCGTAGGGCAACGGGGCAGCGAGGGCTCTGGAGGAGCCAGGAGAGCCGAGTTCTGGTACCAACCCACTCTGCCACTGACCTGTTCTGCAGCTTTATCCAAACTCTCTTGCCCTGGGTTCCCCTTCTATAAAGGGAAATGGTATGGCATGGCCTCCCTGGCTCGAACTCTGAATGACTCAGGACAGAGCAACAGTACCAGGTATGTACTTCTAAGTCTAGTCATTTCTAACTCGCTCCAGCAAGACGGTCCTCCTTGCCTTCATTTTCCCCAACTTTCTGTGCCTCTCTTTTAGGAAGATCAAGTAGGCACACTACCAAAGAGATGTGGACCTACTGTGGAGCTGGCCAGACATTCTAAGGCTTCTCAGTCTAAGGGACAGCAAAGCCTTTCAATAAACCAGtcagaggctggggtgggggtggggctccaggGCTGATGACCAGCTTATCCGATCCAACACAAGAGAAGGATCAGCTAACGGCTTGTGCCTGGAAGCCTGGCTGAGGAGCTTCGAGGTTCAGTTCAGTGTCTCCAATTGTTCCATTAAGCCACACCAGCAAGAGCTGGCGTTCGCCTGGCCCTAGCCCCTGTCAACCATCCAGGAGTTCAGAATCCTCAGAACCAATAAACAGCTAAAGGAG contains:
- the Phldb1 gene encoding pleckstrin homology-like domain family B member 1 isoform X8 codes for the protein MDPLNRSQLGPGCKTQAVVQKGPLDLIETGQGLKVQTDKPHLVSLGSGRLSTAITLLPLEEGRTVIGSAARDISLQGAGLAPEHCYIENLRGTLTLYPCGNACTIDGLPVRQPTRLTQGCMLCLGQSTFLRFNHPAEAKWMKSMIPAGGRAPGPTYNPSSAESDTLVNGNHTAQPATRAPSACASHSSLVSSIEKDLQEIMDSLVLEEPGAAGKKPAATSPLSPMANGGRYLLSPPTSPGAMSVGSSYENTSPAFSPLSSPASSGSCASHSPSGQEPGPSVPPLVPARSSSYHLALQPPQSRPSGSRSSDSPRLGRKGGHERPPSPGLRGLLTDSPAATVLAEARRTTESPRLGGQLPVVAISLSEYPSSGARSQPASIPGSPKFQSPVPAPRNKIGTLQDRPPSPFREPPGTERVLTSSPSRQLVGRTFSDGSATRTLQPPESPRLGRRGLDSMRELPPLSPSLSRRALSPLPARTAPDPKLSREVAESPRPRRWAAHGTSPEDFSLTLGARGRRTRSPSPTLGESLAPRKGSFSGRLSPAYSLGSLTGASPRQSPRAQRKLSSGDLRVPIPRERKNSITEISDNEDDLLEYHRRQRQERLREQEMERLERQRLETILNLCAEYSRADGGPETGELLSIGEATAALALAGRRPSRGLAGAIGVSGRCGEESGGASQRLWESMERSDEENLKEECSSTESTQQEHEDAPGGKHQGEALAVEEERAQVLGRVEQLKIRVKELEQQLQEAAREAEMERALLQGEREAERASLQKEQRAVDQLQEKLVALETGIQKERDKERAELAAGRRHLEARQALYAELQTQLDNCPESVREQLQEQLRREADALETETKLFEDLEFQQLERESRVEEERELAGQGLLRSKAELLRSVSKRKERLAVLDSQAGQIRAQAVQESERLAREKNAALQLLQKEKEKLTALERRYHSLTGGRPFPKTTSTLKEVYRSKMDGDTASPLPRTRSGPLPSSSGSSSSSSQLSVATLGRSPSPKSALLAQNGTSSLPRNLAATLQDIETKRQLALQQKVELPPAEPLPPEDPAGHQVIEEQRRRLAELKQKAAAEAQCQWDALHGAAPFPAGPSGFPALMHHSILHHLPAGRERGEEGEHAYDTLSLESSDSMETSISTGGNSACSPDNMSSTSGLDMGKIEEMEKMLKEAHAEKSRLMESRVRLTGARRQQVEREMELRRQALEEERRRREQVERRLQSESARRQQLVEKEVKLREKQFSQARPLTRYLPNRKEDFDLKTHIESSGHGVDTCLHVVLSSKVCRGYLIKMGGKIKSWKKRWFVFDRLKRTLSYYVDKHETKLKGVIYFQAIEEVYYDHLRSAAKKRFFHFTMVTESPNPALTFCVKTHDRLYYMVAPSAEAMRIWMDVIVTGAEGYTQFMN